From Bos indicus isolate NIAB-ARS_2022 breed Sahiwal x Tharparkar chromosome 4, NIAB-ARS_B.indTharparkar_mat_pri_1.0, whole genome shotgun sequence, the proteins below share one genomic window:
- the LOC109557710 gene encoding serine protease 1 has translation MKTFIFLALLGAAVAFPVDDDDKIVGGYTCGANTVPYQVSLNSGYHFCGGSLINSQWVVSAAHCYKSGIQVRLGEDNINVVEGNEQFISASKSIVHPSYNSNTLNNDIMLIKLKSAASLNSRVASISLPTSCASAGTQCLISGWGNTKSSGTSYPDVLKCLKAPILSDSSCKSAYPGQITSNMFCAGYLEGGKDSCQGDSGGPVVCSGKLQGIVSWGSGCAQKNKPGVYTKVCNYVSWIKQTIASN, from the exons ATGAAGACCTTCATCTTTCTGGCTCTCTTGGGAGCCGCTG TTGCTTTCCCCGTGGACGATGATGACAAGATCGTGGGCGGCTACACCTGTGGGGCAAATACTGTCCCCTACCAAGTGTCCCTGAACTCTGGCTACCACTTCTGCGGGGGCTCCCTCATCAACAGCCAGTGGGTGGTGTCTGCGGCTCACTGCTACAAGTC CGGAATCCAAGTGCGTCTGGGAGAAGACAACATTAATGTCGTTGAGGGCAATGAGCAATTCATCAGCGCATCCAAGAGCATCGTCCATCCCAGCTACAACTCAAACACCTTAAACAACGACATCATGCTGATTAAACTGAAATCAGCTGCCAGTCTCAACAGCCGAGTAGCCTCTATCTCTCTGCCAACATCCTGTGCCTCTGCTGGCACCCAGTGTCTCATCTCTGGCTGGGGCAACACCAAAAGCAGTGGCA CCAGCTACCCTGATGTCCTGAAGTGTCTGAAGGCTCCCATCCTATCAGACAGCTCTTGCAAAAGTGCCTACCCAGGCCAGATCACCAGCAACATGTTCTGTGCGGGCTACCTGGAGGGCGGAAAGGACTCCTGCCAG GGTGACTCCGGTGGCCCTGTGGTCTGCAGTGGAAAGCTCCAGGGCATTGTCTCCTGGGGCTCTGGCTGCGCTCAGAAAAACAAGCCTGGTGTCTACACCAAGGTCTGCAACTACGTGAGCTGGATTAAGCAGACCATCGCCTCCAACTAA